Within Cyprinus carpio isolate SPL01 chromosome A7, ASM1834038v1, whole genome shotgun sequence, the genomic segment ttaataattttattacattttattaattattaattttttatgtatatataaaaaagattttgCCTAAACTGGTCCCCAAGGCCTATGTAGGGTTAATATCTCAACAAAATGAGAATAATTTTGACCCTGGCTTTAGTCAGTATTCAGATTCATCTTCTGGAAATGTATGTAAACTAATGCATATTTCATCAGATAATGCCTCAATCTgcacatttaaacataacatttcagaaaagtttttcctccacttcagcagcacttacatacaccaaaacttagagttttactCCTCTCTATATtgtgaaggtttttactgagggatttgttcatatatcattcacatgagtttttacaacattttattcttaaaaacatggtaaaaatttatttttttcctgtctgttgacactattttctgatttatggagtaataaaaagagaaatcctaaatcccttcagtaaaaacctttaactctaatatgccaacaaaatcaaacaagaattatGAACCAGGCTTTAGATTTATGTTCTAGAAACGTATGCAAATGAGTgcttatttaattagaaaattcCTCAAATTGCTTAAATTTCAGAAAACTTTCAATCATGTCTTTATCacatcaaaacaaacactgaacaatgaAGATTTCTAAAGACGATGTGTTCATTGTCCCTCAGCTCTCACCAGttaaggattgtttttttttgtgtgaaaatcgtgaaaattctttttttatgaacACGTATGCTCAAGATCTCAGATCGCTCACCTTGCAGATCCACCACGACTTCCTGATGACTGGAGAACTCGTAGGTGAAATGACCGAAGGCGATGCCGTATTTAGTCGCGTCATGTTTCTTATCAGTATCTCTTGCATTGTTTGTGAGTTTTACAAATGTCCCAGACATGTACGGCTCTGCAGACAAGCAGGTTACAATACGATCCTTGTCCAGAACCTGAAACAGACGTGTGAATACAACTGCATTGAAGTCTACACTTTTGTTTTCATGTTGGAAATACCTTAATCATAAACGTTGACATTATAAGCCAtatcaacaataaaataacaaaaaactaaattatagaccgtataatatatacaataattagTCATGTTCACTGATTTTTTCACTCACTCAAtaaccaaatacataaaaaagtacaaatataaaaagaatcacacacaaagacaacaaacacatacaccaagtggatagaacaaaataaaaaagcaaataaagtaGTGGATCTCACCAGCAGCACTTCAGATGGGATGAAGAAGATCTGGGTTGTGACGTTATTATCATACAGGCATTTATTAAACTCTGTAACGTAGTATTGTGCAGTCATCTGTCTCTCCACGTCATCAAGGTGCATATGAAGCCCTTTAGCTTTCAGGTACTCCTTTCCTACATAGCTGAAGATTGAATGAGTGCAAATGTACAAGGCATAACACAATAGGAACAGTAAACATATTCATAACATTTTCGTTTCGAATACTATAGTGCAATCATGCATATGATAAGCTAAggacaagaaagaaggaaaaacttGTTTCCTCCCCCCGTTCACTGAATATAGaagaacaataacaacaatattctaaatattctacatttttattttattatttaaataatatgcagCAAAAAAAGATATTGTATGCGCTCCAAAAAGATAGCCAGTCCGTTCTCAGGGTGTTGTAATTCAAGAACTGTCCACACATTTGAAGACAATACAATTAGATATACCATTTTTAACAAAAGTGGCAaaagggatttgttcatatatcattcacatgagttttttacaacattttattcttaaaaaacatggtaaaaatttATCTTTTTTCCTGTCCGTTGAcactattttctgatttatggagtaataaaaagagagaaattctAAATCCCTTCAgtaaaaaacctttaactctaatatgccaacaaaatcaaacacagaATTATGAACCAGGCTTTAGATTTATGTTCTAGAAACGTATGCAAATGAGTgcttatttaattagaaaattcCTCAAATTGCTTAAATTTCAGAAAACTTTCAATCATGTCTTTATCacatcaaaacaaacactgaacaataaaGATTTCTAAAGACGTTGTGTTTATTGTCCCTCAGCTCTCACCAGttaaggattgtttttttttgtgtgaaaattcctttttttatgaACATGTATGCTCAAGATCTCAGATCGCTCACCTTGCAGATCCACCACGACTTCCTGATGACTGGAGAACTCGTAGGTGAAATGACCGAAGGCGATGCCGTATTTAGTCGCGTCATGTTTCTTATCAGTATCTCTGCATTGTTTGTGTGAGTTTTACAAATGTCCCAGACATGTACGGCTCTGCAGACAAGCAGGTTACAATACGATCCTTGTCCAGAACCTGAAACAGACGTGTGAATACAACTGCATTGAAGTCTACACTTTTGTTTTCATGTTGGAAATACCTTAATCATAAACGTTGACATTATAAGCCAtatcaacaataaaataacaaaaaactaaattttagcCTATCcgtataatatatacaataattagTCATGTTCACTGATTTTTTCACTGATTCACTTTCCAAATACAGAAGTGCGTTTAAAAATACAGGTATTTttagatgcacacacacagacatgtagTATTTTGACCAGGTGGATACAGGAAATAAAGTAGTGGATCTCACCAGCAGCACTTCAGATGGGATGAAGAAGATCTGGGTTGTGACGTTATTATCATACAGGCATTTATTAAACTCTGTAACGTAGTATTGTGCAGTCATCTGTCTCCCCACGTCATCAAGGTGCATATGAAGCCCTTTAGCTTTCAGGTACTCCTTTCCTACATAGCTGAAGATTGAATGAGTGCAAATGTACAAGGCATAACACAATAGGAACGTAACATATTCATAACATTTCTGTCTACTATAGTGCAATCATGCATATGATCAGCTAAggacaagaaagaaggaaaactTGTTTCCCCCCCTGTTCACTGAATATAGaagaacaataacaacaatattctaaatattctacatttttattttattatttaaataatatgcagCAAAAAAGATATTGTATGCACTTCAAAAAGATAGCCAGTCCGTTCTCAGGTGTGTAAATCAAGAAATGTCCACACATTTAAAGACATACAATTAGATATACAATTTTCaacaaaagtgcaaaaaagtgaaaagtgtctttaaaaacagACCAAAGAGCAGACCTTTCAGCTCATGCTTTCTTCAGTGCTCCGTTGTTTTTTagacacttttcacttttttgcacttttgtcaCCCTATAGATGCTAAGTTAAAGTAATTTTGTGATAGACCCTTGCTTTGGTCTAATTTTATGTCTTTTAGCatgctgacatttttatttttttttggttgattatttaaagtataaaaatgtaacaaaactaaGAAATACACAGGTCATACTTTGTAGATTGGGAAAACAAAGATctgtataaatacagaaaaaaaatcacttcactAAGCAATGTTTTAATTCTTTTGACGACTGTTAACTGATAAAATTACACAAGTTCTACCTGCTGAGCAGTTGCTCCTGGTGCAGGTACTGCACCTCGATGGCTCGTCTCTGTTTGCCCTGGACACCCATCAGATTCCCAATGTAAACGCTGGTTTCAGAGCCTATCCAGACGTCAGAGGCCTTCGAGTACTTCAGGACGATGGCATCTGCCAGATTAGATGAGGACACGTGCTTCTGTTACAACCGTTCACCTCAGTTTGCAGAAGAAACACCATGACACCTCACTTACCGTAGGCCTTCTCCAGTTGTCTGGGATCCAGAGGCTTCAGCGGTTTGTTCGGCAGTCTCTCAACAAGGCAGCGTTGACAAACTCCAGCCAAAAGAGATCTGTAGTCACCGTCAGTCAGGACATCACTTCCCATGATGCAGTTCTTGAAGCAGTCCTTGCACAGTGGTGCGTTGTCTCCTGTAGACGAGGGTTTGGTGGGATGACACTTTTCGGGAGTTGATAGATGCTCAAACCCCAGTTCCTCAAACGGGTCACTCTCGGTGGACGGCAGAGTGGTTCCTTGGCATTCTTGAATCTTGTCTGGGACCTGAAGATGCTGATCCGTCCTTCCTTTCTTGTGTGTTAAATCAAGTCGCTCTACATTAGCGATGGGGCTTATGGAGAGTTTTTGCCATGATGACGATGATGCGGAACTATCGCAGAGGGAAAAGGAGGAAGTGCTTCCACCTTTGGTGCAGCCAACCTTTGCATCGTTACTGATTTTGTTGCTATCATGAGAGGGATCTATAACGTCCTCCTCAGTTTCTATGCCACTCTGAGACTGTCCTGATACACGTTCCCATGAAGAGCCACTGCTGAAGGAACTGGAAGACGTTCTTGCGTCCAGATTGTCTCTCCATCGGATACTTGGCATTTGTGATGGGTTGTCCTCAACATCTTCAGTTGTGGCGAGCTCTTGCATCGCTTGGAATTGACATTGGTTTTCTTTATTGTTTCTAAAGGTGTTGGGAACGGATGGACTGACGCTTCTTTGATTGCTCGGATTGATGATGCTTGCTTCTTGACTCCCATTGCTAAAGTCATCAACCAGCTCATAAGATCCAGTGCTGCTTTGTTCATCGACAGTATGACAGCTTTGATCGACCAAAATCAATGATGAGCTAGATGGATTCTGCTTGGAGGAAAATGGACTTGAGTGATCTGCTCCATGATCCGGCGCTTTCTGGATCTCTGTTGCGAGAACTTCTGTGTCCGTCTGAAATGCTGTTATACATTGCGCATGAGTCGAGCACGAACCTCCTCGAACGCCGTTCTCGAATGCCTCACAAACAGACTTGTGGTGCTTTCCAAAAACATCCAATGCCTTCGCAAAATCGCTGAGCTTGAATGAAACAGGCCCGAACTCCATCGAACGGTAGCTGTCGGGAATAAAAGAGCGCGGATCGGAATTACGAAATGTTTCTACCTTCAACAGCAACTTAATCTGCTGTATCTTCACCATGATCTCGGTGCACAAAGTTGAGTCTGCTTTAGCGCAGTAGTCAACAAATAAAGTCATGGCTTCCCGACAGGCGCTCATCGCTGAGATGACCATCTCGGACGGGCCGGTCATCCATCTGTGAGTTGTGGCTAAGCAGTAGGCGGCTTTGAGGAACGTGTGCAACTCCAGCTTGCTGGTGACGACATCTCCTGTCGTCTTCGTTAGCAAGCCGATCTCAAAGGCCTCCTTAGCTAAAACGAGGTACATCCGCTGATCCTCCGCAGAGCATTGTTTTGAGAAACTGTAAGACAGTAAACAAATGCCCTGGGCAACCTGCAAGAGAGCATCAGGAGGGGGAAATAAATCAGTGAATACAGTATAATAACAGGGTTTGTCAGTCTGATGAACAATCCTTATTGTTTAATGAAGGAACACAGTAATGCACATAAAACAAATCCcatataaaccacaaaaaaaatacaaaactcaaaaaattatcacatatcaaaaaataatattaagatattaagtcaaactatataaaaaaagtcacaattatgagattaaaaatcataattgtgggacaaaaaataaaactggactTTTATGTACCAATTATCTCATTTcaaacttttatctcataattatgatttattatatcataattttgagGTTTATCTCATAATCTTAACCCCCACCCCCCATTTTTACTTAATCTCATTATTTTGACTTTCTGTCcactttgactttttatctcagtttaTTTCATAACTTAAGTAATAATTGTCTTTTTAatctcatttttataaattcatataaGACTTACCTCATacttttgacttttgttttttgttaataaatagtgaataaaaaaacaaaatgtgtattagcatttaaaaatcataaagatTTAAATAGGGTACAAAactgtcttaatttcttcatttagcCAAACTAAATCTTACAtgagcagttaaaaaaaacaacaacaacaaaaaaatgtacttaGGTTTGCACTTTTGCAACCCTGTTACCAAAGATGGGAAATTTTAAGTCACATGACTGCAGTCACTACAGAAAAATGAGTGCCtgttatgcttaaaaaaaaaagataaaaaaaagaccaCCAGATGAACTATTTGTGGAATGAGCCAAAAGGAAATATGATTCTGTTTATTCTCAAAAACTCACCACATTGGTCAGAACGTACAGAGATCCATACTGACTTAACACAACTGCCATTTTGGCCGCTCGCGCCGCGGACAGCAGACGATGGCGACTCTCTCCTAGAAAACTCTGGAAGAGCGGAGAAGAGTGTCCGATAACAAGCTCAACACAGGCAAACAACTGATTTAGGACAATTTAGACTGTATTACCAAGTCAATGTGAGACTTTGTCTGAAGCGCAGCGAAGTCTCGGTCATTCATGGAGGTCAGTATGTTTGCCAGGAGCCCGAGAGATGTGCCAATACCCTGAAAACAACAGATGATTCAGAATCAAGAGTGACTTTCACACAACTCCAGACTAAAGGAGTAATAGAGGTCAAGTCCAGACCTTTTTATCAGGTTGTGGAAGAGCGTAGAAGCCGATCAGAGACGCCCATATGAGTTCAGCAGCCTCAAGCCACAGAcctaataaacacaaacatgctaGATTATACATTCACAATAAGAGACTCGTTTAGCTCTCTGATGATGGTGCGATGACCAGATGAACCAAacacataatgcaatgcaatccagtgacgtgagatgttctggaggcttgtgaagatcattcctccgctgaggaacagtgaaagtaaagcttctggaaacaaacgctcctcaaaagatcctgatgatcagatttgagactctaaaacatgattgatggagaatcaagtaaagctgagctgcttcagtccagtaagagttcatctggagatattactgcagttattctgacctttacttgatcaaattcactcaagatctgacaccagaagctccagctgaagctgattacactaaaagagctctgactggataCAAAACTCTAAACGatcaatcagagacagaagatGGAGGAGATCGAGTGTgaaacaggtttaacagcaaagttttgatGATTTCGGGCCTTAGAAAAGTGCGTCTGTATCTCACCGAGCGTCTGCAGCACTTGTCCGCGCACCTGAAGACTGACGGCTTGCACTAGCGTCTGATCGCTGGCCTTCTGATACGTCCACGAGCCTGAATCACAGTTAACCAGAAACAGCATGCTGTATTTACACCGCAGAGACCGGCAAATGAGCGGAAATATGAGTGAAAGTACCTGTCGAAGCATTGTTACTGATCAGACTGCTGAGAATGACCTCGGCTTTCTGCAGTTTACCTGCAGCACAACGAAACCGAGGAGTCGAGTTATGGATCAGTTTAgaactggaacacacacacacacacacacacacacacacacagagagtgaagAGCTCACCAGTGTTCAGATAGACTCGAGCCTGTCTGATGATGACCTGAGGGGCGATGGGAACGTCCGGATAGCGTTTGTGCAACGCTTTAGCAATCTTCAACAGCACATGAGAGCCGTCCATCCAGTACAGAAGACGGTCCACCAGGAAAACCACTGCGACTGCCCACTTCGGCTCATCGGCGGCGATGCTGTCTCTGAGAAACACCTGCAATCACAGCAGCCCTCAGATCACCGATTCAGCCCCGTTCGGCTGCCGGAACACACGGGCTGATCCTTACCAGTAACTGCGGCAGATGTTTTCTGATGAGATCCGAAGAGTTTATTTTGTCCTCAGGCGTCACCGACTGTTTGTACTGCCATTTCTCCTCGACGAACGGCCACTTTCTGTCGGCGGCCTCCTGGAGGAGCGTGTTCAGATCATCCGCAAACAACCCTGAGAGTCAGAGGTCAAGAGTTTAACAGGAATACTGGACACCGCATGTCTTTCTTGactcatacaatgaaagtcaatggggtccaatgttgtttggacccTGTTCTAGGAATGTTTTGCTAATCAGTTGTTTCAGAATGTTCTTGTTTGTGTGAACTTTGTAACATTCTCCAAACATTATGCTACTTTGGAATGTTCTTTGAACCATCTGTAAtcagtagtaacatttaaaacaaacattagacgaacatgcaaatgaaatgtttgtgaaaaacGTTCCAATTACGACGTTTTCGTTATTAAAGCAGTAACTCTGAACCAACATTTGATTGACATTTCTAGTAGAACTGGAatgaacatttgttcataactttaagAGAACCGTGTCCCTGTTAGCTGGACATTTAAATACAGCTGTTACTCCTAAAACCGCTGTGTTGCCAGTGAAGTACACTTCCTCTTTCAAGCACATGAActcacatgtttgtttttcacaCAGGAAGTAGGCCACTGTTATCATGATACATTGTGTTTTCAAGAAGTATACATGAAAACCCTTTAAAATACATACCACGTGCATTTGATTATCTAATCCAAGCTTTCAGTTTTAAGTGGATGAAGTGTGTAAATATTTGTTGGGCTGCTgtataaacacttattttgaAGAAGGAAGTAAGCAATTTTCTGATTCTAGGCAAGAAGTgcagtaaactaaaactatttgtgctgcaaaccagtgtgtttatgactatgataataaattaaaataaaatcataagaaaCAAAGAGCACCTGAAAACCATACTTCGGTAAAAGAACGAGTAGTTTACTTGTACTAAATATAGGCTCAAAGACGCACTAGTCAAAGAGACGTGCCagtgaaaaacaagaaagagTTGATTTCTGAGGACAGCAATCACGTTTATTTTctaaaaccgaaataaaaaaaataaattaaattaatacataatgtaTTGTTAGCGTCCggtttttgctgtatcccttctagccacaacccaCAAACAGCAAGCAATCCGTCAAAAACAACGCGTGCGTCTGCAGCGCAGTGTGCGTCATTACCGCGGCGGGGCGTCTGCGTGTCTCCCTTCGGTCCGCTGACCGCGCGCCGCAGACACTCCTGCAGCAGCAGCGACACCTCGTGGCCGCTCATGCTTTACCTGCCGAAATCAGAACGACAGCATTCATATATTGATTTTCACACAGACAATGTCTCACAATACTCATGTTTCCAATCAAATAtattctgaaaagaaaacaacaactaTTAAACGTATTGTTTTTTAACCTGTTTTAAACTTTCAATATTACAAATAAcgtgaaaacagattttttaacaacataatttttaaacaaaacaactcAGATGTACCgggaataaacaattaaaataaaataaaagtgcaagCGTGTTTACCTTAATTATGAACGCAAGACTGGCGCTTTAGAGTCGAACTCACGACAACAAACCCGTCCTCGCTGCTCGAGTAATGCTGCTAGAGTCGGACGATCGTTGAGATACAGTTACCTTGGTTAAAATTATCATCTATTAACGTGTTTGTAAACTTTGTTTATGTGAAG encodes:
- the alpk1 gene encoding alpha-protein kinase 1 isoform X1, with amino-acid sequence MSGHEVSLLLQECLRRAVSGPKGDTQTPRRGLFADDLNTLLQEAADRKWPFVEEKWQYKQSVTPEDKINSSDLIRKHLPQLLVFLRDSIAADEPKWAVAVVFLVDRLLYWMDGSHVLLKIAKALHKRYPDVPIAPQVIIRQARVYLNTGKLQKAEVILSSLISNNASTGSWTYQKASDQTLVQAVSLQVRGQVLQTLGLWLEAAELIWASLIGFYALPQPDKKGIGTSLGLLANILTSMNDRDFAALQTKSHIDLSFLGESRHRLLSAARAAKMAVVLSQYGSLYVLTNVVAQGICLLSYSFSKQCSAEDQRMYLVLAKEAFEIGLLTKTTGDVVTSKLELHTFLKAAYCLATTHRWMTGPSEMVISAMSACREAMTLFVDYCAKADSTLCTEIMVKIQQIKLLLKVETFRNSDPRSFIPDSYRSMEFGPVSFKLSDFAKALDVFGKHHKSVCEAFENGVRGGSCSTHAQCITAFQTDTEVLATEIQKAPDHGADHSSPFSSKQNPSSSSLILVDQSCHTVDEQSSTGSYELVDDFSNGSQEASIINPSNQRSVSPSVPNTFRNNKENQCQFQAMQELATTEDVEDNPSQMPSIRWRDNLDARTSSSSFSSGSSWERVSGQSQSGIETEEDVIDPSHDSNKISNDAKVGCTKGGSTSSFSLCDSSASSSSWQKLSISPIANVERLDLTHKKGRTDQHLQVPDKIQECQGTTLPSTESDPFEELGFEHLSTPEKCHPTKPSSTGDNAPLCKDCFKNCIMGSDVLTDGDYRSLLAGVCQRCLVERLPNKPLKPLDPRQLEKAYDAIVLKYSKASDVWIGSETSVYIGNLMGVQGKQRRAIEVQYLHQEQLLSSYVGKEYLKAKGLHMHLDDVERQMTAQYYVTEFNKCLYDNNVTTQIFFIPSEVLLVLDKDRIVTCLSAEPYMSGTFVKLTNNARDTDKKHDATKYGIAFGHFTYEFSSHQEVVVDLQGWITANGKGLTYLTDPQIHSLMKSRSSNFQQNGINNFIKHQHGDECNEICRAAGLKHIR
- the alpk1 gene encoding alpha-protein kinase 1 isoform X2; translated protein: MSGHEVSLLLQECLRRAVSGPKGDTQTPRRGLFADDLNTLLQEAADRKWPFVEEKWQYKQSVTPEDKINSSDLIRKHLPQLLVFLRDSIAADEPKWAVAVVFLVDRLLYWMDGSHVLLKIAKALHKRYPDVPIAPQVIIRQARVYLNTGKLQKAEVILSSLISNNASTGSWTYQKASDQTLVQAVSLQVRGQVLQTLGLWLEAAELIWASLIGFYALPQPDKKGIGTSLGLLANILTSMNDRDFAALQTKSHIDLSFLGESRHRLLSAARAAKMAVVLSQYGSLYVLTNVVAQGICLLSYSFSKQCSAEDQRMYLVLAKEAFEIGLLTKTTGDVVTSKLELHTFLKAAYCLATTHRWMTGPSEMVISAMSACREAMTLFVDYCAKADSTLCTEIMVKIQQIKLLLKVETFRNSDPRSFIPDSYRSMEFGPVSFKLSDFAKALDVFGKHHKSVCEAFENGVRGGSCSTHAQCITAFQTDTEVLATEIQKAPDHGADHSSPFSSKQNPSSSSLILVDQSCHTVDEQSSTGSYELVDDFSNGSQEASIINPSNQRSVSPSVPNTFRNNKENQCQFQAMQELATTEDVEDNPSQMPSIRWRDNLDARTSSSSFSSGSSWERVSGQSQSGIETEEDVIDPSHDSNKISNDAKVGCTKGGSTSSFSLCDSSASSSSWQKLSISPIANVERLDLTHKKGRTDQHLQVPDKIQECQGTTLPSTESDPFEELGFEHLSTPEKCHPTKPSSTGDNAPLCKDCFKNCIMGSDVLTDGDYRSLLAGVCQRCLVERLPNKPLKPLDPRQLEKAYDAIVLKYSKASDVWIGSETSVYIGNLMGVQGKQRRAIEVQYLHQEQLLSRKGVPES